The Rhodococcus sp. X156 genome window below encodes:
- a CDS encoding DUF5931 domain-containing protein gives MTATGGGRRREHARSSAGTRIDPATPLWQGATVFRVLTFLFALGVQVAFSPGYAHPVLSWVLVGVMGAWTVVTGLGHTQGWGRTLAMVAADVGVVLALLALSRLALTTDQLASPDPLVTTIWAANPVVAAAVLAGPALGFGVGLVVAVATALVNGYVDTDISRDGVLLLCTGLVLGVAADTARRSHAQLERALRVQAAIAERDRLAREVHDSVLQVLAYIRRQGSELGGDAASLAAMAGEQEVALRAMVSAAPVDPTDDRQLPSIDLRTLLQAQASSTVSVSVPGTSVPLPGAVATELAAVTRTALSNVAVHAGVGAKAFVLLEDLGSEVVLSIRDDGCGIAEGRLEEAEREGRMGVARSIRGRVADLGGELVLETAPGEGTEWEVRVARPSTPRRSDETVMMSVRRWAHRRGR, from the coding sequence GTGACCGCCACGGGGGGCGGCCGTCGGCGTGAGCACGCGCGCTCGTCGGCCGGCACACGGATCGACCCGGCCACGCCGCTGTGGCAGGGCGCCACCGTCTTCCGGGTGCTCACCTTCCTCTTCGCCCTCGGGGTGCAGGTCGCCTTCTCCCCCGGCTACGCCCACCCCGTGCTGAGCTGGGTGCTGGTGGGTGTGATGGGCGCCTGGACCGTGGTCACCGGTTTGGGTCACACGCAGGGCTGGGGCCGCACCCTCGCCATGGTGGCCGCCGACGTGGGCGTGGTCCTGGCGCTGCTGGCCCTGTCCCGCCTGGCGCTGACCACCGACCAGCTCGCCTCCCCCGACCCGCTGGTCACCACCATCTGGGCGGCCAACCCGGTGGTGGCCGCCGCGGTGCTCGCGGGCCCGGCGCTGGGCTTCGGGGTGGGACTGGTGGTCGCGGTGGCCACCGCGCTGGTGAATGGCTACGTGGACACCGACATCAGCCGGGACGGGGTGCTGCTGCTGTGCACCGGGCTGGTGCTCGGGGTGGCCGCCGACACCGCACGACGCTCGCACGCCCAGCTCGAGCGCGCGCTGCGGGTGCAGGCCGCGATCGCCGAGCGGGACCGACTGGCCCGCGAGGTGCACGACAGCGTGCTGCAGGTGCTCGCCTACATCCGTCGCCAGGGCAGCGAGCTCGGCGGTGACGCCGCGTCGCTGGCGGCGATGGCCGGGGAGCAGGAGGTGGCCCTGCGGGCGATGGTCTCGGCCGCGCCCGTCGACCCGACCGACGATCGCCAGCTGCCCAGCATCGACCTGCGCACGCTGCTGCAGGCCCAGGCGAGCTCGACGGTGTCGGTGTCCGTGCCTGGCACCAGCGTCCCGCTGCCGGGAGCGGTGGCGACCGAGCTGGCTGCCGTCACCCGCACCGCGCTGTCCAACGTCGCGGTGCACGCCGGGGTGGGGGCCAAGGCCTTCGTCCTGCTGGAGGACCTGGGCAGCGAGGTGGTGCTCAGCATTCGCGACGACGGCTGCGGCATCGCCGAGGGCCGCCTGGAGGAGGCCGAGCGCGAGGGCCGGATGGGGGTCGCGCGGTCGATCCGCGGCCGGGTCGCCGACCTCGGCGGTGAGCTGGTGCTGGAGACCGCGCCGGGCGAGGGAACCGAGTGGGAGGTCCGGGTGGCGCGGCCGAGCACGCCCCGCAGGAGCGACGAGACCGTCATGATGTCTGTGCGTCGGTGGGCGCACCGGCGCGGCCGGTAG
- a CDS encoding response regulator transcription factor, with amino-acid sequence MQESTTEPARDTVVRVMVVDDHPMWRDGVARDLTARGFDVVATADGVDSAERIASAVQPDVVLMDMQLGSGSGVDATARVLQVSPGTRVLVLSASGEQSDVLDAVKAGASGYLVKSASVTELVDAVSATAAGQAVFTPGLAGLVLGEYRRMSAEPAAAGPSTPQLSERETEVLRLVAKGLSAKQIAARLVISHRTVENHVQSTLRKLQLANRVELARYAIEHGLE; translated from the coding sequence ATGCAGGAGAGCACGACCGAGCCGGCTCGGGACACCGTGGTCCGGGTGATGGTGGTCGACGACCACCCGATGTGGCGGGACGGGGTCGCCCGCGACCTCACCGCTCGCGGCTTCGACGTGGTGGCCACCGCCGACGGCGTGGACTCCGCCGAGCGCATCGCCAGTGCCGTGCAGCCGGACGTCGTGCTGATGGACATGCAGCTGGGCAGCGGCTCCGGTGTCGACGCCACTGCCCGGGTGCTGCAGGTGTCGCCGGGCACGCGGGTGCTGGTGCTGTCGGCCTCCGGCGAGCAGTCCGACGTGCTCGACGCCGTCAAGGCAGGCGCCTCGGGCTACCTGGTCAAGAGCGCGTCCGTCACCGAGCTGGTCGACGCGGTGAGCGCCACTGCCGCGGGGCAGGCGGTGTTCACCCCGGGCCTGGCTGGGCTGGTGCTCGGTGAGTACCGGCGCATGTCCGCCGAGCCGGCGGCTGCAGGACCGTCCACCCCGCAGCTGTCCGAGCGGGAGACGGAGGTGCTGCGACTGGTGGCCAAGGGCCTCAGCGCCAAGCAGATCGCCGCCCGGCTGGTGATCAGCCACCGCACCGTGGAGAACCACGTGCAGTCGACGCTGCGCAAGCTGCAGCTGGCCAACCGCGTCGAGCTGGCCCGCTACGCCATCGAGCACGGCCTCGAGTAG
- a CDS encoding adenylate/guanylate cyclase domain-containing protein, producing MRTSPWPGYAASMLLANLAGALILWAFVRYVLPLPPEDMQYAQGLNRLIFGTYLALALVADVVLGLRILKPVLLWRRRGGPPTADEQAAVLRAPFWQTVVHAGMWTVGGVIFVALNVAASHRLAVVIAFSVVLGAAATCAVGYLLAERCLRPVAADALKANMPDNPTGPGVASRVLLTWGLTSALPTSGILVICVAQLTGSLVDDPQRVVGAIIFVGGLSFLVGLLGTGLTARSIADPIEQVRWALGEVGRGQTEVSVEVYDSSEVGLLQKGFNEMVSGVAERELLRDLFGRHVGVDVARRALETGTDLGGELREVGVLFVDMVGSTRMAASHPPAEVVALLNDFFRVVVDVVTEHGGLVNKFEGDAALVIFGAPLEHSDVATAALAAARQLRRELERATGVDLGIGVSAGMAVAGNIGAARRFEYTVIGDPVNEAARLTELAKNRDCRVLASERALLAATVEERQLWATCEEVTLRGRLEPTRLAMPVEVSAVP from the coding sequence ATGCGCACCAGTCCATGGCCGGGCTACGCGGCAAGCATGTTGCTGGCCAACCTGGCTGGTGCGCTCATCCTGTGGGCCTTCGTCCGCTACGTGCTGCCGCTGCCGCCGGAGGACATGCAGTACGCGCAGGGCCTCAACCGGCTGATCTTCGGCACCTACCTGGCCCTGGCGCTGGTCGCTGACGTCGTCCTGGGGCTGCGGATCCTCAAGCCGGTGCTGCTCTGGCGACGCCGCGGCGGTCCGCCCACCGCGGACGAGCAAGCAGCGGTGCTGCGCGCCCCGTTCTGGCAGACCGTGGTGCACGCCGGGATGTGGACGGTGGGCGGGGTGATCTTCGTGGCGCTGAACGTGGCCGCCTCGCACCGCCTCGCGGTGGTCATCGCCTTCAGCGTGGTGCTGGGCGCGGCGGCCACCTGTGCGGTGGGCTACCTGCTGGCGGAGCGCTGCCTGCGGCCGGTGGCAGCCGACGCGCTGAAGGCGAACATGCCGGACAACCCGACCGGGCCCGGCGTGGCCAGCCGGGTGCTGCTCACCTGGGGGCTGACCTCGGCCCTGCCCACGTCGGGGATTCTGGTGATCTGCGTGGCCCAGCTGACCGGCTCGCTGGTGGACGACCCCCAGCGGGTGGTCGGCGCGATCATCTTCGTCGGCGGCCTGTCCTTCCTGGTCGGCCTGCTCGGCACGGGGCTGACGGCGCGCTCCATCGCCGACCCCATCGAGCAGGTGCGCTGGGCGCTGGGCGAGGTCGGGCGCGGCCAGACCGAGGTGTCGGTGGAGGTGTACGACAGCAGCGAGGTGGGCCTGCTGCAGAAGGGCTTCAACGAGATGGTCTCCGGGGTGGCCGAGCGGGAGCTGCTGCGCGACCTGTTCGGCCGGCACGTCGGGGTGGACGTGGCACGGCGGGCGCTGGAGACCGGCACCGACCTGGGCGGGGAGCTGCGCGAGGTCGGCGTGCTGTTCGTGGACATGGTGGGCTCGACCCGGATGGCCGCCAGCCACCCTCCCGCCGAGGTGGTGGCCCTGCTCAACGACTTCTTCCGGGTGGTGGTGGACGTGGTCACCGAGCACGGTGGGCTGGTGAACAAGTTCGAGGGCGACGCCGCCCTGGTGATCTTCGGCGCCCCGCTGGAGCACAGCGACGTGGCCACCGCCGCGCTGGCCGCCGCCCGCCAGCTGCGCCGCGAGCTGGAGCGGGCCACCGGGGTGGACCTGGGCATCGGGGTGTCGGCGGGCATGGCGGTGGCCGGCAACATCGGGGCGGCCCGCCGGTTCGAGTACACCGTGATCGGTGACCCGGTGAACGAGGCGGCCCGGCTGACCGAGCTGGCCAAGAACCGGGACTGCCGCGTGCTGGCGTCGGAGCGGGCCCTGCTCGCGGCGACCGTCGAGGAGCGCCAGCTGTGGGCCACCTGCGAGGAGGTCACCCTGCGGGGCCGGCTCGAGCCGACCCGCCTGGCCATGCCGGTCGAGGTCTCCGCGGTCCCCTGA
- a CDS encoding AI-2E family transporter gives MTRSAAVPEAPARRDSKEAVTWGVRVAASWSARLLVIGALVYVVFQLVSNFGVVTVPVALALLGSALMSPAVAWMERAGLPRALATAIAMVGGLALVGGVLTFVVQQFINGLPEMQDKVGSSVTEVQEWLVTGPFHLRQEEINNAGTTFTDALKSHSDALTTSALSTASTLGEVLTGGLLTLFTLIFFLQNGRQIWEFCIQVIPRENRDAVDVAGHRGFASLVGYVRATIAVAGVDAIGIGVGLAVLQVPLALPLSALVFLGAFVPIIGAVLTGIVAVLVALVTKGFVVALIVLGVVLAVQQLEGHVLQPLLLGRAVALHPVAVVLAIAAGTVLGGILGAVLAVPMVAVLNSAVRSLFSDEEPADAAGLSGSDPAEAKVPSGQPQPRDTDADTDTSADADTSADADADADADADRPGSSGPGPGPA, from the coding sequence GTGACCAGATCCGCCGCAGTCCCAGAAGCTCCCGCACGCAGGGACAGCAAGGAAGCCGTCACGTGGGGCGTCCGCGTCGCCGCGTCGTGGTCCGCCCGCCTGCTCGTCATCGGCGCCCTCGTCTACGTGGTCTTCCAGCTGGTCAGCAACTTCGGCGTGGTGACGGTGCCGGTGGCGCTGGCGCTGCTGGGGTCGGCCCTGATGTCGCCGGCCGTGGCGTGGATGGAGCGCGCAGGTCTGCCCCGTGCCCTCGCCACGGCCATCGCGATGGTCGGTGGGCTCGCCCTGGTGGGCGGCGTGCTGACGTTCGTGGTGCAGCAGTTCATCAACGGCCTGCCGGAGATGCAGGACAAGGTCGGCTCCAGCGTCACCGAGGTGCAGGAATGGCTGGTGACCGGGCCGTTCCACCTCCGCCAGGAGGAGATCAACAACGCCGGCACCACCTTCACCGACGCGCTGAAGTCGCACAGCGACGCGCTGACCACCAGCGCCCTGAGCACCGCCAGCACGCTGGGGGAGGTGCTCACCGGCGGGCTGCTCACGCTCTTCACCCTCATCTTCTTCCTGCAGAACGGCCGCCAGATCTGGGAGTTCTGCATCCAGGTCATCCCCCGCGAGAACCGCGACGCGGTGGACGTCGCCGGCCACCGTGGCTTCGCCTCCCTGGTCGGTTACGTCCGGGCCACCATCGCGGTGGCCGGGGTGGACGCGATCGGCATCGGCGTGGGGCTGGCGGTGCTGCAGGTCCCGCTGGCCCTGCCCCTGTCCGCGCTGGTGTTCCTGGGCGCGTTCGTCCCGATCATCGGAGCGGTGCTCACCGGGATCGTCGCCGTGCTGGTCGCCCTGGTCACCAAGGGCTTCGTGGTGGCGCTCATCGTGCTGGGCGTGGTGCTGGCCGTGCAGCAGCTCGAGGGCCACGTGCTGCAGCCGCTGCTGCTGGGGCGCGCCGTGGCGCTGCACCCGGTGGCGGTGGTGCTGGCCATCGCGGCGGGCACCGTGCTCGGCGGCATCCTCGGTGCCGTCCTGGCCGTGCCCATGGTGGCGGTGCTCAACTCGGCCGTGCGGTCGCTGTTCTCCGACGAGGAGCCCGCGGACGCGGCGGGGCTGAGCGGGTCCGATCCCGCGGAGGCGAAGGTGCCGAGCGGCCAGCCGCAGCCTCGTGACACCGACGCCGACACCGACACCAGCGCCGATGCCGACACCAGCGCCGATGCCGATGCCGATGCCGATGCCGATGCCGACCGTCCGGGCTCGTCGGGCCCCGGCCCCGGACCGGCCTGA